One window of the Acinonyx jubatus isolate Ajub_Pintada_27869175 chromosome A2, VMU_Ajub_asm_v1.0, whole genome shotgun sequence genome contains the following:
- the FLNC gene encoding filamin-C isoform X5, with protein sequence MMNNSSYSEAAGLGLGDEVDDMPSTEKDLAEDAPWKKIQQNTFTRWCNEHLKCVGKRLTDLQRDLSDGLRLIALLEVLSQKRMYRKFHPRPNFRQMKLENVSVALEFLEREHIKLVSIDSKAIVDGNLKLILGLIWTLILHYSISMPMWEDEEDEDARKQTPKQRLLGWIQNKVPQLPITNFNRDWQDGKALGALVDNCAPGLCPDWEAWDPNQPVENAREAMQQADDWLGVPQVIAPEEIVDPNVDEHSVMTYLSQFPKAKLKPGAPVRSKQLNPKKAIAYGPGIEPHGNTVLQPAHFTVQTVDAGVGEVLVYIEDPEGHTEEAKVVPNNDKNRTYAVSYVPKVAGLHKVTVLFAGQNIERSPFEVNVGMALGDANKVSARGPGLEPVGNVANKPTYFDIYTAGAGTGDVAVVIVDPQGRRDTVEVALEDKGDSTFRCTYRPVMEGPHTVHVAFAGAPITRSPFPVHVAEACNPNACRASGRGLQPKGVRVKEVADFKVFTKGAGSGELKVTVKGPKGTEEPVKVREAGDGVFECEYHPVVPGKYVVTITWGGYAIPRSPFEVQVSPEAGAQKVRAWGPGLKTGQVGKSADFVVEAIGTEVGTLGFSIEGPSQAKIECDDKGDGSCDVRYWPTEPGEYAVHVICDDEDIRDSPFIAHIQPAAPDCFPDKVKAFGPGLEPTGCIVDKPAEFTIDARAAGKGDLNLYAQDADGCPVNIMVIPNGDGTFRCSYVPTKPIKHTIIIAWGGVNVPKSPFRVNVGEGSHPERVKVYGPGVEKTGLKANEPTYFTVDCSEAGQGDVSIGIKCAPGVVGPAEADIDFDIIKNDNDTFTVKYTPPGAGRYTIMVLFANQEIPASPFHIKVDPSHDASKVKAEGPGLNRTGVEVGKPTHFTVLTKGAGKAKLDVHFAGAAKGEAVRDFEIIDNHDYSYTVKYTAVQQGNMAVTVTYGGDPVPKSPFVVNVAPPLDLSKVKVQGLNSKVAVGQEQAFSVNTRGAGGQGQLDVRMTSPSRRPIPCKLEPGGGAETQAVRYMPPEEGPYKVDITYDGHPVPGSPFAVEGVLPPDPSKVCAYGPGLKGGLVGTPAPFSIDTKGAGTGGLGLTVEGPCEAKIECQDNGDGSCAVSYLPTEPGEYTINILFAEAHIPGSPFKATIRPVFDPSKVRASGPGLERGKAGEAATFTVDCSEAGEAELTIEILSDAGVKAEVLIHNNADGTYHITYSPAFPGTYTITIKYGGHPVPKFPTRVHVQPAVDTSGVKVSGPGVEPHGVLREVTTEFTVDARSLTATGGNHVTARVLNPSGAKTDTYVTDNGDGTYRVQYTAYEEGVHLVEVLYDDVAVPKSPFRVGVTEGCDPTRVRAFGPGLESGLVNKANHFTVETRGAGTGGLGLAIEGPSEAKMSCKDNKDGSCTVEYIPFTAGDYDVNITFGGRPIPGSPFRVPVKDVVDPGKVKCSGPGLGAGVRARVPQTFTVDCSQAGRAPLQVAVLGPTGVAEPVEVRDKGDGTHTVHYTPATDGPYTVAVKYADQEVPRSPFKIKVLPAHDASKVRASGPGLNASGIPASLPVEFTIDARDAGEGLLTVQILDPEGKPKKANIRDNGDGTYTVSYLPDMSGRYTITIKYGGDEIPYSPFRIHALPTGDASKCLVTVSIGGHGLGACLGPRIQIGEETVITVDAKAAGKGKVTCTVSTPDGAELDVDVVENHDGTFDIYYTAPEPGKYVITIRFGGEHIPNSPFHVLATEEPVVPVEPMESMLRPFNLVIPFTVQKGELTGEVRMPSGKTARPNITDNKDGTITVRYAPTEKGLHQMGIKYDGNHIPGSPLQFYVDAINSRHVSAYGPGLSHGMVNKPATFTIVTKDAGEGGLSLAVEGPSKAEITCKDNKDGTCTVSYLPTAPGDYSIIVRFDDKHIPGSPFTAKITGDDSMRTSQLNVGTSTDVSLKITESDLSLLTASIRAPSGNEEPCLLKRLPNRHIGISFTPKEVGEHVVSVRKSGKHVTNSPFKILVGPSEIGDASKVRVWGKGLSEGHTFQVAEFIVDTRNAGYGGLGLSIEGPSKVDINCEDMEDGTCKVTYCPTEPGTYIINIKFADKHVPGSPFTVKVTGEGRMKESITRRRQAPSIATIGSTCDLNLKIPGNWFQMVSAQERLTRTFTRSSHTYTRTERTEISKTRGGETKREVRVEESTQVGGDPFPAVFGDFLGRERLGSFGSITRQQEGEASSQDMTAQVTSPSGKMEAAEIVEGEDSAYSVRFVPQEMGPHTVTVKYRGQHVPGSPFQFTVGPLGEGGAHKVRAGGTGLERGVAGVPAEFSIWTREAGAGGLSIAVEGPSKAEISFEDRKDGSCGVSYVVQEPGDYEVSIKFNDEHIPDSPFVVPVASLSDDARRLTVTSLQETGLKVNQPASFAVQLNGARGVIDARVHTPSGAVEECYVSELDSDKHTIRFIPHENGVHSIDVKFNGAHIPGSPFKIRVGEQSQAGDPGLVSAYGPGLEGGTTGVSSEFIVNTLNAGSGALSVTIDGPSKVQLDCRECPEGHVVTYTPMAPGNYLIAIKYGGPQHIVGSPFKAKVTGPRLSGGHSLHETSTVLVETVTKSSSSRGSSYSSIPKFSSDASKVVTRGPGLSQAFVGQKNSFTVDCSKAGTNMMMVGVHGPKTPCEEVYVKHMGNRVYNVTYTVKEKGDYILIVKWGDESVPGSPFKVNVP encoded by the exons ATGATGAACAACAGCAGCTACTCAGAGGCCGCCGGCCTCGGCCTGGGCGACGAGGTGGACGACATGCCGTCCACGGAGAAGGACCTGGCGGAGGACGCGCCGTGGAAGAAGATCCAGCAGAACACGTTCACGCGCTGGTGCAACGAGCACCTGAAGTGTGTGGGCAAGCGCCTGACCGACCTGCAGCGAGACCTCAGCGACGGGCTGCGCCTCATCGCGCTGCTCGAGGTGCTCAGCCAGAAGCGCATGTATCGCAAGTTCCACCCGCGCCCCAACTTCCGCCAGATGAAGCTGGAGAACGTGTCCGTGGCCCTCGAGTTCCTGGAGCGCGAGCACATCAAGCTCGTGTCCATCG ACAGCAAGGCCATTGTGGATGGGAACCTGAAGCTGATCCTGGGTCTGATCTGGACGCTGATCCTACACTACTCCATCTCCATGCCCATGTGGGAGGATGAGGAGGACGAGGACGCCCGCAAGCAGACGCCCAAGCAGCGTCTGCTCGGCTGGATCCAGAACAAGGTGCCCCAGCTGCCCATCACTAACTTCAACCGTGACTGGCAGGATGGCAAAGCTCTGGGCGCCCTGGTGGACAACTGTGCCCCTG GCCTGTGCCCTGACTGGGAAGCCTGGGACCCCAACCAGCCTGTGGAGAACGCCCGGGAGGCCATGCAGCAGGCGGACGACTGGCTCGGGGTGCCCCAG GTGATTGCCCCCGAGGAGATTGTGGACCCCAACGTGGATGAGCATTCTGTCATGACCTACCTGTCCCAGTTCCCCAAGGCCAAACTCAAACCTGGTGCCCCTGTTCGCTCTAAACAGCTGAACCCCAAGAAGGCCATCGCCTACGGGCCTG GCATCGAGCCCCACGGCAACACTGTGCTACAGCCTGCCCACTTCACCGTGCAGACGGTGGATGCCGGCGTGGGCGAGGTGCTGGTCTACATTGAGGACCCTGAGGGCCACACCGAGGAG GCCAAAGTGGTTCCCAACAATGACAAGAACCGCACCTATGCTGTCTCCTATGTGCCCAAGGTTGCGGGGTTGCACAAG GTGACTGTGCTCTTTGCTGGCCAGAATATCGAACGCAGTCCCTTTGAGGTGAACGTGGGCATGGCTCTGGGAGATGCCAACAAGGTGTCAGCCCGTGGCCCTGGCCTGGAGCCTGTGGGCAATGTGGCCAACAAACCCACGTACTTTGACATCTATACTGCGG GGGCCGGCACTGGTGATGTCGCCGTGGTGATCGTGGACCCGCAGGGCCGGCGGGACACAGTGGAGGTGGCCCTGGAGGACAAGGGCGACAGCACGTTCCGATGCACGTACAGGCCTGTGATGGAGGGGCCCCACACGGTGCATGTGGCCTTCGCTGGTGCCCCCATCACCCGCAGTCCTTTCCCCGTCCATGTAGCTGAAG CCTGTAACCCTAACGCCTGCCGTGCCTCTGGGCGGGGCCTGCAGCCCAAGGGTGTGCGTGTGAAAGAGGTGGCTGATTTCAAGGTGTTCACTAAGGGTGCCGGCAGCGGGGAGCTCAAGGTCACAGTCAAAGGGCCAA AGGGCACAGAAGAGCCAGTGAAAGTGCGAGAGGCTGGAGATGGCGTGTTCGAGTGTGAGTACCACCCTGTGGTGCCTGGGAAGTATGTGGTGACCATCACGTGGGGCGGCTACGCCATCCCCCGCAG TCCTTTTGAGGTACAGGTGAGCCCAGAGGCAGGAGCGCAGAAGGTACGGGCCTGGGGTCCCGGCCTGAAAACTGGCCAGGTGGGGAAGTCGGCCGACTTTGTGGTGGAGGCCATTGGCACGGAGGTGGGGACACTGG GCTTCTCCATCGAGGGGCCCTCACAGGCCAAGATCGAGTGTGATGACAAGGGGGATGGCTCCTGCGATGTGCGGTACTGGCCCACGGAGCCTGGGGAGTACGCCGTGCACGTCATCTGCGATGATGAGGACATCCGAGACTCACCCTTCATTGCCCACATCCAGCCAGCCGCACCTGACTGCTTCCCGGATAAG GTGAAGGCCTTTGGGCCTGGCCTGGAGCCCACTGGCTGCATCGTGGACAAGCCTGCAGAGTTCACCATCGATGCCCGTGCTGCTGGCAAGGGAGACCTGAACCTGTATGCCCAG gatgcTGATGGCTGCCCTGTCAACATCATGGTCATCCCCAATGGCGACGGCACCTTCCGCTGCTCCTACGTGCCCACCAAGCCCATTAAACACACCATCATCATCGCCTGGGGAGGCGTCAATGTGCCCAAGAGCCCCTTCCGG GTGAACGTGGGAGAAGGCAGTCACCCCGAGCGGGTGAAGGTGTATGGCCCAGGCGTGGAGAAGACGGGCCTCAAGGCCAACGAGCCTACTTATTTCACCGTGGACTGCAGCGAGGCTGGGCAAG GTGACGTGAGTATCGGCATCAAGTGTGCTCCCGGAGTGGTGGGCCCTGCAGAAGCTGACATCGACTTTGACATCATCAAGAACGACAATGACACCTTCACAGTCAAGTACACCCCCCCAGGGGCCGGCCGCTACACCATTATGGTGCTGTTTGCCAACCAG GAGATCCCTGCCAGCCCCTTCCACATTAAGGTGGACCCATCCCACGATGCCAGCAAAGTCAAAGCTGAGGGCCCTGGGCTGAACCGCACGG GTGTGGAAGTCGGGAAGCCCACTCACTTCACGGTGCTGACCAAGGGAGCCGGCAAGGCCAAGCTGGACGTGCACTTTGCCGGGGCTGCCAAGGGTGAGGCCGTTCGGGACTTTGAAATCATCGACAACCATGACTACTCCTACACCGTCAAGTACACTGCCGTCCAGCAG GGCAACATGGCAGTGACGGTGACCTACGGTGGGGACCCTGTCCCCAAGAGCCCCTTTGTGGTGAATGTGGCACCCCCACTGGACCTCAGCAAAGTCAAAGTTCAAGGCCTGAACAGCA AGGTGGCTGTGGGGCAAGAACAGGCCTTCTCTGTGAACACACGTGGGGCTGGTGGTCAAGGGCAGCTGGATGTGCGGATGACTTCACCCTCCCGTCGCCCCATCCCTTGCAAGCTGGAGCCTGGGGGCGGAGCTGAAACCCAGGCCGTGCGCTACATGCCCCCTGAGGAGGGACCCTACAAGGTGGACATCACCTACGACGGTCACCCAGTGCCCGGTAGCCCCTTTGCTGTGGAGGGTGTCCTGCCCCCTGATCCCTCCAAG GTTTGTGCTTATGGGCCTGGTCTCAAGGGCGGCCTGGTAGGCACCCCGGCACCGTTCTCCATTGACACCAAGGGGGCTGGCACGGGCGGCCTGGGGCTGACTGTGGAGGGCCCCTGTGAGGCCAAGATTGAGTGCCAGGACAACGGTGATGGCTCATGTGCTGTCAGCTACCTGCCCACGGAGCCCGGCGAGTACACCATCAACATCTTGTTTGCCGAAGCCCACATCCCTGGCTCACCCTTCAAGGCCACCATCCGGCCCGTGTTCGACCCGAGCAAGGTGCGGGCCAGTGGGCCGGGCCTGGAGCGTGGCAAGGCTGGCGAGGCGGCCACCTTCACAGTGGACTGCTCGGAGGCTGGCGAGGCTGAGCTGACCATCGAGATCCTGTCGGACGCCGGTGTCAAGGCCGAGGTGCTGATCCACAACAATGCCGACGGCACCTACCACATCACCTACAGCCCCGCCTTTCCTGGCACCTACACAATTACCATCAAGTATGGCGGGCACCCTGTCCCCAAATTCCCTACCCGCGTCCACGTGCAGCCTGCTGTCGACACCAGTGGAGTCAAGGTCTCAGGGCCCGGGGTGGAGCCTCACG GTGTCCTGCGTGAGGTGACCACTGAGTTCACTGTGGATGCAAGATCCCTAACAGCCACAGGTGGGAACCATGTGACAGCTCGTGTGCTCAACCCCTCGGGTGCTAAGACGGACACCTATGTGACAGACAACGGGGACGGCACCTACCGAGTGCAGTACACAGCCTATGAAGAGG GCGTGCATCTGGTGGAGGTCCTGTATGATGACGTAGCTGTGCCCAAGAGCCCCTTCCGAGTGGGCGTGACCGAGGGCTGTGACCCCACCCGCGTGAGGGCCTTTGGGCCTGGCCTGGAGAGCGGCTTGGTCAACAAGGCCAACCACTTCACTGTGGAGACCAG GGGAGCTGGCACCGGAGGCCTCGGCCTAGCCATCGAGGGCCCCTCAGAAGCCAAGATGTCCTGCAAGGACAACAAAGATGGTAGCTGTACCGTGGAGTACATCCCTTTCACCGCTGGAGACTACGATGTCAACATCACCTTTGGGGGGCGGCCCATCCCAG GGAGCCCGTTCCGGGTGCCGGTGAAGGATGTGGTGGACCCTGGGAAGGTGAAGTGCTcagggccggggctgggggccggTGTCAGGGCCCGGGTACCCCAGACCTTCACGGTGGACTGCAGCCAAGCCGGCCGGGCCCCACTGCAAGTGGCCGTGCTGGGCCCCACAG GTGTAGCCGAGCCTGTAGAGGTGCGTGACAAGGGAGATGGCACCCACACCGTCCACTACACCCCAGCCACCGATGGGCCCTACACGGTAGCCGTCAAGTATGCCGACCAGGAGGTACCACGCAG TCctttcaagatcaaggtgcttcCTGCCCATGATGCCAGCAAGGTGCGGGCCAGCGGCCCCGGCCTCAACGCCTCTGGCATCCCTGCCAGCCTGCCCGTGGAGTTCACCATCGATGCCCGGGATGCCGGTGAGGGTTTGCTCACCGTCCAGATCCTG gaCCCGGAGGGAAAGCCCAAGAAAGCCAACATCCGAGACAACGGGGATGGCACGTACACTGTGTCCTACCTGCCAGACATGAGTGGCCGGTACACCATCACCATCAAGTATGGCGGCGACGAGATCCCCTACTCGCCCTTCCGCATCCATGCCCTGCCCACTGGGGATGCCAGCAAGTGTCTTGTCACAG TGTCCATTGGAGGCCATGGCCTGG GTGCCTGCTTGGGACCCCGCATCCAGATCGGGGAGGAGACAGTGATCACGGTGGACGCCAAGGCGGCAGGCAAGGGGAAGGTGACGTGCACGGTATCCACTCCGGATGGGGCGGAGCTCGACGTGGATGTGGTTGAGAACCACGATGGTACCTTTGACATCTACTATACAGCGCCCGAGCCGGGCAAGTACGTCATCACCATCCGCTTTGGAGGCGAGCACATCCCCAACAGCCCCTTCCACGTGCTG gccacagAGGAGCCAGTGGTGCCTGTAGAGCCAATGGAGTCCATGCTTAGGCCCTTCAACCTGGTCATCCCCTTCACCGTGCAGAAAGGGGAACTCACAG GGGAGGTACGGATGCCCTCTGGGAAAACAGCCCGGCCCAACATCACCGACAATAAGGATGGAACCATCACGGTGAGGTATGCACCCACCGAGAAAGGCCTGCACCAGATGGGGATCAAGTATGACGGCAACCACATCCCTG gAAGCCCCCTGCAGTTTTATGTGGATGCCATCAATAGCCGCCATGTGAGTGCTTATGGGCCAGGCCTGAGCCATGGCATGGTCAACAAGCCGGCCACCTTCACCATTGTCACCAAGGATGCTGGGGAAG GGGGCCTGTCCCTGGCTGTGGAGGGCCCATCCAAGGCAGAGATCACCTGCAAGGACAACAAGGATGGCACCTGCACCGTATCCTACTTACCCACAGCGCCTGGAGACTACAGCATCATCGTGCGCTTTGATGACAAGCACATCCCAGGAAGCCCCTTCACGGCCAAGATCACAG GCGATGACTCAATGAGGACATCACAGCTCAATGTGGGCACCTCCACGGATGTGTCACTGAAGATCACGGAGAGTGACCTGAGCCTGCTGACTGCCAGCATCCGCGCCCCCTCAGGCAACGAGGAGCCCTGCCTATTGAAGCGCCTGCCCAACAGGCACATTG GCATCTCCTTCACCCCGAAGGAGGTTGGGGAGCACGTGGTAAGCGTGCGCAAAAGTGGCAAGCATGTCACCAACAGCCCCTTCAAGATCCTGGTGGGGCCATCTGAGATCGGAGATGCCAGCAAGGTGCGGGTCTGGGGCAAGGGCCTGTCCGAGGGACACACCTTCCAGGTGGCGGAGTTCATCGTGGACACTCGCAACGCAG GTTACGGGGGCCTGGGGTTGAGTATTGAAGGCCCTAGCAAGGTGGACATCAACTGTGAGGACATGGAAGATGGCACATGCAAAGTCACCTACTGCCCCACTGAGCCTGGCACCTACATCATCAACATCAAATTTGCTGACAAGCACGTGCCTG GAAGCCCGTTCACTGTGAAGGTTACCGGTGAGGGTCGCATGAAGGAAAGCATCACGCGGCGGAGACAGGCACCTTCCATTGCCACCATTGGCAGCACCTGTGACCTCAATCTCAAGATCCCAG GGAACTGGTTCCAGATGGTGTCTGCCCAGGAGCGCCTGACGCGCACCTTCACACGCAGCAGCCACACATACACCCGCACAGAACGCACGGAGATCAGCAAGACGCGCGGCGGAGAGACCAAGCGTGAGGTGCGGGTAGAGGAGTCCACCCAGGTTGGTGGAGACCCCTTCCCCGCGGTCTTCGGGGACTTCTTGGGCCGGGAGCGCCTGGGCTCCTTTGGCAGCATCACCCGGCAGCAGGAGG GGGAGGCCAGTTCCCAGGACATGACTGCACAGGTGACCAGCCCATCGGGCAAGATGGAAGCCGCAGAGATTGTCGAGGGAGAAGACAGCGCGTACAGTGTGCGTTTTGTGCCCCAGGAAATGGGGCCCCATACAGTCACCGTCAAGTACCGCGGCCAGCATGTACCTGGCAGTCCCTTTCAGTTCACTGTGGGGCCGCTGGGTGAAGGTGGTGCCCACAAAGTGCGGGCTGGAGGCACAGGACTGGAGCGAGGTGTGGCCGGTGTGCCAG CTGAATTCAGCATTTGGACCCGAGAAGCTGGTGCTGGAGGCCTGTCTATTGCCGTGGAGGGTCCCAGCAAGGCGGAGATTTCATTTGAGGACCGAAAAGATGGCTCCTGTGGGGTCTCCTATGTTGTCCAGGAACCAG GTGACTATGAGGTCTCCATCAAGTTCAATGATGAACACATACCAGATAGCCCTTTTGTGGTACCTGTGGCCTCCCTCTCAGATGATGCTCGCCGCCTCACTGTCACCAGCCTCCAG GAAACAGGGCTCAAGGTGAACCAGCCGGCGTCCTTTGCGGTGCAGCTGAATGGTGCTCGGGGTGTGATTGATGCAAGGGTGCACACGCCCTCGGGTGCGGTGGAGGAGTGCTACGTCTCTGAGCTGGACAGCG ACAAGCACACCATCCGCTTCATCCCCCACGAGAACGGCGTCCACTCTATTGATGTCAAGTTCAACGGTGCCCACATCCCTGGCAGTCCCTTCAAGATCCGCGTTGGGGAACAGAGCCAGGCTGGGGACCCAGGCTTGGTGTCAGCTTATGGTCCTGGACTTGAGGGAGGCACTACTG GCGTGTCATCAGAGTTCATTGTCAACACCCTGAATGCGGGCTCAGGGGCCTTGTCTGTCACCATCGATGGCCCCTCCAAGGTGCAGCTGGACTGTCGGGAGTGTCCTGAGGGCCATGTTGTCACTTACACTCCCATGGCTCCTGGCAACTACCTCATTGCCATCAAGTACGGTGGCCCCCAGCACATCGTGGGCAGCCCCTTCAAGGCCAAAGTCACAG GTCCCCGGCTGTCTGGAGGCCACAGCCTTCATGAAACATCCACAGTTCTGGTGGAGACCGTGACCAAATCCTCCTCAAGCCGTGGCTCCAGCTACAGCTCCATCCCCAAGTTCTCCTCGGATGCCAGCAAGGTGGTGACACGGGGCCCTGGGCTGTCCCAGGCCTTTGTGGGCCAGAAGAACTCCTTCACCGTGGACTGCAGCAAAGCAG GCACCAACATGATGATGGTGGGCGTGCATGGGCCCAAGACCCCCTGTGAGGAGGTGTACGTGAAGCACATGGGGAACCGGGTCTACAATGTCACCTACACCGTCAAGGAGAAAGGGGACTACATCCTCATTGTCAAGTGGGGCGACGAAAGTGTTCCCGGAAGCCCCTTCAAAGTCAACGTGCCCTGA